A window of the Acidimicrobiales bacterium genome harbors these coding sequences:
- a CDS encoding MGMT family protein, which yields MPDPEPTPFEAAVIAVLVATEPGDVMTYGEVAAEAGFPGAARAIGGVLRRHEGLPWWRVVAANGRIIPHDPDEHARRLAAEGVVVVNGRVKATPHA from the coding sequence GTGCCGGATCCTGAGCCGACACCATTCGAGGCGGCGGTGATCGCTGTTCTCGTCGCCACGGAACCGGGCGACGTCATGACCTACGGCGAAGTGGCGGCCGAGGCCGGCTTTCCCGGCGCTGCCCGGGCGATCGGGGGCGTGCTGCGACGCCACGAGGGGCTGCCGTGGTGGCGTGTGGTGGCGGCCAATGGTCGGATCATCCCGCATGACCCCGACGAGCACGCACGACGGCTCGCTGCCGAGGGTGTGGTCGTGGTGAACGGCCGAGTGAAGGCCACACCCCACGCCTGA
- a CDS encoding PAS domain S-box protein encodes MSTEPSDAGRSHRAETSVARRFGPERPLAEGSVGDEVAWAVVDAAPDGIVVVDADGTMLLVNSQLEAMFGYDRGELLGRQIEHLLDDALSERHVRLRQNYQAAQSVRAMGEGTRLEARRRDGSTFLVEISLSPVEGPEGPCTVAAVRDVTSRVAIETEVHAARERSQLIDDRERMARELHDNVIQSVFTIGIGLQSLASKLSDDDVKHAALGYVDDLDGVITRIRSAIFDVAGDRIELEDD; translated from the coding sequence ATGTCGACCGAACCATCTGACGCCGGCCGGAGTCATCGCGCCGAGACGTCGGTTGCTCGACGGTTCGGACCGGAGCGTCCCCTCGCCGAAGGCAGTGTGGGCGATGAGGTCGCCTGGGCAGTGGTCGACGCCGCCCCCGACGGCATCGTGGTGGTCGACGCCGACGGCACGATGCTGCTCGTCAACTCCCAGCTCGAAGCCATGTTCGGCTACGACCGTGGTGAGCTCCTCGGTCGACAGATCGAACACCTGCTCGACGACGCATTGAGCGAGCGCCACGTCCGGCTCCGCCAGAACTACCAGGCCGCCCAGTCGGTCCGAGCGATGGGGGAGGGCACCCGGCTCGAAGCCCGTCGCCGTGATGGCTCGACCTTCCTCGTCGAGATCAGCCTGAGCCCGGTGGAAGGCCCTGAAGGTCCGTGCACCGTGGCCGCCGTCCGCGACGTGACCAGCCGAGTGGCGATCGAGACCGAGGTACATGCCGCTCGCGAGCGATCCCAGCTGATCGACGACCGGGAGCGGATGGCGCGCGAACTCCACGACAACGTCATCCAAAGCGTGTTCACCATCGGCATCGGGCTCCAGTCGCTCGCATCGAAACTGAGCGACGACGACGTGAAACATGCCGCCCTCGGATATGTCGACGATCTCGACGGGGTGATCACCCGCATTCGTTCCGCCATCTTCGACGTCGCCGGCGATCGCATCGAACTCGAAGACGACTGA
- a CDS encoding HDIG domain-containing protein — protein sequence MNADDRRHRLNAVLLEPDPTDALWELCSSGDADIVVPELGALELEQDPIHRHKDVLAHTIAVTAKTRPDLTLRLAALFHDIGKPATRSFDHGGVTFRHHEAVGAKITKRRMRDLGYESEVVKDVAELVRLSGRFKGYGDGWTDSAVRRYTRDAGHLFGLLNELVRADCTTRNRAKEARLHEQIDDLERRVVRLAREAQEAAERPQLDGKAVMELLGLPAGREVGEALAFLLELKRTEGELADDEIEARLRSWWEQRTGAGS from the coding sequence GTGAACGCCGACGACCGACGCCACCGGCTCAACGCTGTGTTGTTGGAGCCCGACCCGACCGATGCGCTCTGGGAGCTCTGCTCGTCCGGAGATGCCGACATCGTGGTGCCCGAGCTCGGTGCGCTCGAACTCGAGCAAGACCCGATCCATCGACACAAGGACGTGCTGGCACACACCATCGCCGTCACGGCGAAGACCCGCCCCGACCTCACGCTCCGGTTGGCCGCGCTGTTCCACGACATCGGCAAGCCGGCGACCCGGTCGTTCGACCATGGCGGCGTCACCTTCCGTCATCACGAAGCCGTCGGTGCGAAGATCACCAAGCGTCGCATGCGAGACCTCGGCTACGAATCCGAGGTCGTGAAAGACGTCGCCGAGCTCGTCCGGTTGTCGGGCCGCTTCAAGGGCTACGGCGATGGCTGGACCGATTCGGCCGTTCGGCGCTACACCCGCGATGCCGGGCACCTGTTCGGCCTGCTCAACGAACTCGTCCGCGCCGACTGCACCACTCGGAACCGGGCGAAGGAAGCCCGCCTCCACGAGCAGATCGACGATCTCGAACGACGAGTCGTCCGTCTGGCCCGCGAAGCGCAGGAGGCAGCCGAGCGACCGCAGCTCGACGGCAAGGCCGTCATGGAACTCCTCGGGCTCCCCGCCGGTCGCGAGGTCGGCGAGGCACTGGCCTTCCTGCTCGAACTCAAACGGACCGAAGGCGAGTTGGCCGACGACGAGATCGAGGCTCGGCTGCGGTCGTGGTGGGAGCAGCGAACCGGTGCCGGATCCTGA
- a CDS encoding rhodanese-like domain-containing protein, whose translation MAEITKAWDMVDVAKASLENLSAAQVESERQAGSAIIVDIRDHRELYLKGKIPGAVHAPRGMLEFWIDPASEYYRKVFSPENRYIVYCAGGGRSALAAKAMKDMGYPDVAHLEPGFDGWEAAGLEIEDIKDDSKWVPRAD comes from the coding sequence ATGGCTGAGATCACCAAAGCATGGGACATGGTCGACGTGGCGAAGGCGTCGCTCGAGAACTTGAGCGCAGCGCAGGTCGAAAGCGAGCGTCAGGCCGGGTCGGCGATCATCGTCGACATCCGCGATCACCGGGAGCTGTACCTCAAAGGGAAGATCCCGGGAGCGGTGCATGCACCTCGGGGCATGCTGGAGTTCTGGATCGATCCGGCGAGTGAGTACTACCGCAAGGTGTTCTCACCCGAGAACCGCTACATCGTCTACTGCGCAGGTGGCGGCCGGTCGGCGCTGGCCGCAAAGGCCATGAAGGACATGGGCTATCCCGATGTCGCCCACCTCGAACCCGGGTTCGACGGCTGGGAGGCCGCCGGTCTCGAGATCGAAGACATCAAGGACGACTCCAAGTGGGTGCCGCGGGCCGACTGA
- a CDS encoding VOC family protein, with product MPTPVAAQAMSEAGLVDWRYLLGGIEASFEADASGDTGAFTEAASFAAAVAKAADDADHHPDIDLRYPGVVHVTLTTHSIDGLSDLDLDLASTISSLAAAMGMRSLPATTERLEIAIDALDIDAIRPFWMAVLGYRRAGNALVDPQRRGPAVWFQQMDSPRQQRNRIHIDVSVAHDEAEARVAAALAAGGVMVSDARARAFWVLADAEGNEVCVCTWQDRD from the coding sequence ATGCCCACTCCCGTTGCGGCCCAGGCCATGTCGGAAGCCGGTCTCGTCGACTGGCGCTACCTGCTCGGCGGCATCGAGGCGAGCTTCGAGGCCGATGCCTCGGGCGACACCGGAGCATTCACCGAGGCGGCGTCGTTTGCCGCTGCCGTTGCGAAGGCAGCCGACGACGCCGATCACCACCCCGACATCGACCTGCGATATCCGGGCGTCGTCCACGTCACGCTGACGACCCACTCGATCGACGGCCTGAGCGATCTCGACCTCGACCTCGCGTCGACGATCTCGTCACTGGCCGCTGCGATGGGAATGCGTTCGTTGCCGGCGACGACCGAGCGGCTGGAGATCGCCATCGACGCCCTCGACATCGATGCCATTCGACCGTTCTGGATGGCCGTCCTGGGGTACCGCCGCGCCGGCAACGCTCTGGTCGACCCGCAGCGCCGCGGACCGGCAGTCTGGTTCCAGCAGATGGACTCGCCACGCCAGCAGCGGAACCGCATCCATATCGATGTGTCGGTGGCCCACGACGAGGCCGAGGCCCGGGTGGCGGCGGCGCTCGCCGCCGGTGGCGTCATGGTGAGTGATGCGCGGGCGCGAGCCTTCTGGGTGCTGGCCGACGCCGAGGGCAACGAGGTGTGCGTCTGCACGTGGCAAGACCGTGACTGA
- a CDS encoding diacylglycerol kinase family protein: MTEPDLVHFLARPEAGGPRAAALTKATDAATALGFRHRVLTAASPSEIPAVIDEHRAELHRLVIVGGDGLIHFALPALAGTSITAGLVPSGTGNDFARGLGIGEGHKLPAARHRSVLRQAILGDPKSIDLIEGDDGRLAASVVTAGFSGRVTARANPMRFPPGQAKYTVATVLEAARLEPVAVRFTIDGESVDLDTAFFAIGNTRYFGGGMAICPDAEEDDGLLDLVVVEAVPAFELLRVMPTVFAGRHVRHPKVKTYRARSVRVETDEPLWADGEEFGSAPVTLAARPGALAVAQPVG; this comes from the coding sequence GTGACTGAACCCGATCTCGTCCACTTCCTCGCTCGGCCCGAAGCTGGCGGCCCGCGGGCGGCAGCGCTGACCAAGGCGACCGATGCCGCCACTGCCCTCGGGTTCCGGCACCGGGTGCTCACCGCAGCGTCGCCGAGCGAGATTCCCGCCGTCATCGACGAACACCGGGCCGAGCTGCACCGACTCGTGATCGTCGGCGGTGACGGCCTGATCCATTTCGCGCTGCCGGCCCTCGCCGGCACGTCGATCACGGCGGGCCTCGTCCCGAGCGGCACCGGCAACGACTTCGCCCGGGGACTCGGCATCGGCGAGGGACACAAGCTCCCGGCGGCCCGGCACCGATCGGTACTCCGCCAGGCGATCTTGGGCGATCCGAAGTCCATCGACCTCATCGAGGGCGACGACGGTCGGCTCGCCGCGTCCGTGGTGACTGCCGGCTTCTCCGGACGGGTGACGGCTCGGGCCAACCCGATGCGCTTCCCGCCGGGGCAGGCAAAGTACACCGTGGCGACCGTGCTGGAGGCGGCTCGCCTCGAGCCGGTTGCTGTCCGGTTCACCATTGACGGTGAGTCGGTCGACCTCGACACGGCGTTCTTCGCCATTGGCAACACCCGCTACTTCGGCGGCGGCATGGCGATCTGCCCCGACGCCGAGGAGGACGACGGACTCCTCGACCTGGTCGTGGTCGAGGCGGTGCCCGCCTTCGAACTGCTTCGCGTGATGCCGACCGTGTTCGCCGGCCGTCACGTACGGCACCCGAAGGTGAAGACCTATCGGGCTCGCAGCGTGCGCGTCGAGACCGACGAACCCCTTTGGGCCGACGGTGAGGAATTCGGGTCGGCTCCGGTGACGTTGGCAGCACGTCCCGGTGCGCTGGCCGTCGCGCAGCCGGTCGGCTGA
- a CDS encoding 2-phosphosulfolactate phosphatase, protein MTDVGTSPFEPWPVADIHVESTAEGARLAAERGDIVVIVDVLSFSTTIGIAVDRGAEALVYSGEEIDQRGGREAIARDLDAEIIAKGRIPDGERFSLSPASLGALEPGDRVIFTSWNGAACVSAAMDRGRSAGTEALPTRIRPPVSAPAVLIAALNNRTAAANAVVELLGESDPTADPRRRCTIVAAAEHWSSTVPGRPGIRPALEDQLGAGAIAARLGERGLELSVEAHTAAAAFVAAENHIGDVLRACVSGRELIEKGFALDVDLAAAVDSADTVAIWRSGDPPRTFRRWP, encoded by the coding sequence GTGACCGACGTCGGAACTTCGCCCTTCGAGCCGTGGCCGGTGGCCGATATCCATGTCGAATCGACGGCCGAAGGTGCTCGTCTGGCAGCAGAGCGGGGCGACATCGTGGTCATCGTCGACGTGCTCTCGTTCTCGACGACGATCGGCATCGCCGTCGACCGGGGTGCCGAGGCCCTTGTGTACTCAGGCGAGGAGATCGACCAGCGGGGCGGCCGAGAGGCGATCGCTCGTGACCTCGACGCCGAGATCATCGCCAAGGGCAGGATTCCCGACGGTGAGCGGTTCTCGCTCTCCCCGGCCAGCCTCGGCGCCCTCGAGCCTGGTGACCGCGTGATCTTCACGTCGTGGAACGGCGCTGCGTGTGTGTCCGCTGCGATGGACCGCGGCCGAAGTGCTGGCACGGAAGCCCTCCCGACGAGGATCAGACCGCCGGTCTCGGCGCCTGCGGTACTGATCGCGGCGCTCAACAATCGCACGGCGGCAGCGAACGCAGTGGTCGAGCTGCTCGGCGAGAGCGATCCAACCGCCGACCCCCGCCGTCGCTGCACGATCGTCGCCGCCGCCGAGCACTGGTCATCGACGGTTCCCGGCAGGCCGGGCATCCGGCCCGCGCTCGAAGATCAGCTCGGGGCCGGCGCCATCGCAGCACGGCTTGGCGAGCGGGGCCTCGAGTTGTCGGTCGAAGCACACACGGCCGCCGCTGCATTCGTAGCGGCAGAGAACCACATCGGCGATGTCCTGCGCGCGTGCGTGAGCGGTCGCGAGTTGATCGAGAAGGGATTCGCCCTCGACGTCGACCTCGCAGCCGCCGTCGACTCGGCCGACACCGTGGCCATCTGGCGCTCGGGCGACCCACCGCGCACGTTCAGACGGTGGCCATAG
- a CDS encoding sulfotransferase, with the protein MTSERQTVLFTGGLGRSGSTLIEKLLNELPDTFSVGETVHLWERGVRDHERCGCGEPFAECAHWQSVGVEAFGGWDQLDVDRLIDLRWSIDRSRRLPQIFAALKSRQLNTDEVEYVDHLRRVLLAAATTAGGPQVLLESSKHLSTATLLATDPSLDVRVLHLVRDPRGVAYSWTKEVKRPEAGPDEVMPIYRPERTALRWVTDNLGFRTLAQLGVPTMTLRYEDFLTRPTQTIRYIAEFAGLSIEDGQLGFLDGNEAKLRTPMHSIAGNPLRFGGADLTLRLDDAWKTQLDPTSRRIVTAITAPVLGHFGYPLRP; encoded by the coding sequence GTGACGAGCGAACGCCAGACGGTGCTGTTCACCGGCGGTCTCGGCCGTTCGGGCAGCACGCTGATCGAGAAGCTCCTCAACGAGCTGCCCGACACGTTCTCGGTCGGCGAAACTGTGCACCTGTGGGAGCGCGGCGTGCGAGACCACGAACGATGCGGTTGCGGCGAGCCGTTCGCCGAGTGCGCCCACTGGCAATCCGTTGGCGTCGAAGCCTTTGGCGGCTGGGACCAACTCGACGTCGACCGACTCATCGATCTTCGCTGGTCGATCGATCGCAGCCGACGCCTGCCCCAGATCTTCGCCGCGCTGAAGTCACGGCAGCTGAACACCGACGAGGTCGAGTACGTCGACCACCTGCGGCGAGTGCTGCTCGCTGCAGCGACGACCGCAGGCGGTCCACAGGTCCTGCTCGAGTCGAGCAAGCATCTGTCGACGGCGACGCTGCTCGCCACCGATCCCTCGCTCGACGTCAGGGTGCTCCACCTGGTGCGTGACCCGCGTGGTGTCGCGTACTCGTGGACCAAGGAGGTCAAGCGGCCCGAAGCCGGGCCCGACGAGGTGATGCCGATCTACCGCCCGGAGCGCACGGCACTGCGCTGGGTCACGGACAACCTGGGCTTCCGGACACTCGCCCAGCTCGGCGTACCGACGATGACGCTGCGCTATGAGGACTTCCTCACTCGACCGACGCAGACCATCCGCTACATCGCCGAGTTCGCCGGGCTGAGCATCGAGGACGGCCAACTCGGATTCCTCGACGGCAACGAGGCCAAGCTGCGCACCCCGATGCACTCGATCGCCGGCAACCCGCTTCGGTTCGGTGGAGCCGATCTGACGCTGCGTCTCGACGATGCGTGGAAGACGCAGCTCGATCCGACGTCACGACGGATCGTCACCGCCATCACCGCTCCGGTCTTGGGTCACTTCGGCTACCCCCTCCGCCCCTGA
- a CDS encoding helix-turn-helix transcriptional regulator, giving the protein MTRRSAQYGDPRSYLLDPSEWPEGDLTADAPPAAVHLQQIVRAVEAALAEASISRRELARRSGLGNATLDRLLNGVGWPDYLTIVAIEDAVGVAIWPDRTI; this is encoded by the coding sequence GTGACACGGCGCAGCGCTCAGTATGGCGACCCCAGGTCGTATCTCCTGGACCCCTCGGAGTGGCCCGAGGGCGACCTCACCGCTGACGCGCCGCCCGCTGCTGTCCACCTTCAGCAGATCGTCCGGGCTGTCGAAGCAGCCCTCGCCGAAGCATCGATCTCGCGGCGAGAACTGGCCCGCCGTTCAGGTCTGGGTAATGCCACGCTGGACCGTTTGCTCAACGGCGTGGGATGGCCTGACTACTTGACGATCGTTGCGATCGAAGACGCAGTCGGCGTGGCGATCTGGCCCGATCGAACGATCTGA
- the arfB gene encoding alternative ribosome rescue aminoacyl-tRNA hydrolase ArfB, which produces MATDGPLHVNGSLTIPASDLTWKFGPSGGPGGQHANTANTRAELVFEIATSESLNTYQRDRLEQEFGPRLRIVADEFRSQTRNREAALERMADRLADALKPKRVRRATRPGRGAKERRLKAKRQRSEAKARRSKNWDD; this is translated from the coding sequence ATGGCGACCGACGGTCCACTCCATGTGAACGGTTCGCTGACCATCCCGGCATCCGACCTGACCTGGAAATTCGGACCCTCCGGCGGGCCCGGCGGCCAGCACGCCAACACGGCCAACACCAGGGCAGAACTGGTCTTCGAGATCGCGACCTCGGAGTCGCTCAATACGTATCAGCGAGATCGACTCGAACAGGAATTCGGTCCTCGGCTCCGGATCGTCGCCGACGAGTTCCGGTCGCAGACCCGCAACCGCGAGGCGGCGCTGGAGCGGATGGCGGACCGGCTGGCCGACGCACTGAAGCCAAAACGAGTGCGGCGGGCGACACGTCCCGGGCGCGGGGCGAAGGAACGCCGGTTGAAGGCGAAACGCCAGCGGAGCGAGGCGAAGGCGAGGCGATCGAAGAACTGGGACGACTGA
- a CDS encoding sulfotransferase, with translation MRDEAMDPDRTTMNASIAPQSPVALPDTPSFDMTPYGSRYVAPEGAVAVAKANVLEAIRRYGSLTASLRVDPDYLIIGAKRGGTTSLARYLLLHPDVRPLFPARETRKGTYFFDVNYGRGHDWYRSHFPTRMAHGLRERRAGHPLAIGEATPYYLHHPHAPVRARGMVPNAKIIVLLRDPVERAYSHWVERTRNRVETLSFADAIEVEARRLDGEEARMLADPAHQSFAHQHYSYVDQGRYARGLRRWMNAYPANQLLVLRSEDFYADPASVYAEVLEFLGLASFMPDEFRAWNMKPKDAIDPAVVDRVRSMLADDIVELEQLLGRSMRWS, from the coding sequence ATGCGTGACGAGGCGATGGATCCTGATCGGACCACCATGAATGCATCGATAGCTCCTCAATCGCCTGTTGCTCTGCCTGACACGCCGTCGTTCGACATGACGCCGTACGGCTCGCGATACGTGGCTCCTGAGGGCGCCGTTGCCGTTGCGAAGGCGAACGTGCTCGAGGCCATTCGCCGCTATGGCTCGCTCACCGCATCGCTGCGGGTCGATCCTGACTATCTGATCATCGGAGCGAAGCGCGGTGGCACCACCTCCCTTGCCCGCTACCTGCTGCTGCACCCCGACGTGCGTCCGCTCTTCCCGGCGCGTGAGACCCGGAAGGGCACGTACTTCTTCGACGTCAACTACGGACGGGGCCACGACTGGTATCGCTCGCACTTCCCCACCCGCATGGCGCACGGTCTTCGTGAACGCCGGGCAGGGCATCCGCTCGCCATCGGCGAGGCGACCCCCTACTACCTCCACCATCCCCATGCCCCGGTCCGAGCGCGCGGCATGGTGCCGAACGCCAAGATCATCGTCTTGCTGCGGGATCCGGTCGAGCGGGCCTACAGCCACTGGGTCGAGCGAACCCGCAACCGGGTGGAGACGCTGAGCTTTGCCGACGCAATCGAGGTCGAAGCTCGGCGTCTCGACGGCGAAGAAGCGCGTATGTTGGCCGATCCGGCCCACCAGAGCTTCGCCCACCAGCACTACTCCTACGTCGACCAGGGCCGCTACGCCCGTGGCCTGCGCCGGTGGATGAACGCCTACCCGGCCAACCAGCTCCTGGTGCTGCGGTCCGAGGATTTCTACGCCGATCCGGCGTCGGTCTACGCCGAAGTGCTCGAATTCCTGGGTCTGGCGTCGTTCATGCCCGACGAGTTCCGGGCGTGGAACATGAAGCCGAAGGATGCGATCGATCCCGCGGTCGTCGACCGGGTCCGTTCGATGCTGGCCGACGACATCGTCGAGCTGGAGCAGTTGCTCGGTCGCTCGATGCGCTGGTCGTGA
- a CDS encoding cold shock domain-containing protein, producing the protein MASPERQRLFGLIDSLEQDISELIRYHLLRVHSEEQLLTSDELSSARERQDDEAEDLISYLDLGPKVGVILRWKHDISESERPGLTRLATAMEGVYPIRNRVMHGRPLLPDDSEKCIAALTTIADSELNCPRLARTLQHLKADPSWLPPGALVRLPARVLNNLPDADYDDTGLIGRNRERAELMKLLTERRWPVISVIAAGGYGKTALALDVLHEIVGSPDCPFDLVAWVSLKTERLTSSGVVEIEAALRSVGDAIPTIGGLLDSSDASIDDLVQWLDGISTLLVLDNLETATSAEVVELIERMPQDVRFLFTSRVGIGQLEKRFELNPLGQSAAVELLRRLGQSRATYLGGAAQAQLAQLTNKVGFTPLALRWFAEGVAAGLEPAAVLEQRADLVRFCVENIFDGLPPDAQKVAWLLDGIGRPTPVPEIHSALPAWSIDRGRSAIQELVRRMFVVRTAVEGTLNERLDLTETLRDFLRYRTADPEWVAEISEAVASNDRERERLFRDREKGGLRPNIIHGNSEHIAAQTELRRSLALSAKGKIAEALQHVERADQLDPEFYENARVRAFILQRSRPAEATVEYTRALSLTADPTERAMVQYFFSAHLLKTESNAALARQLAQESHDALDLPETALQVANVLRMDGEYAKAIDILDSVMRQPSDDAFSVVGTTLSMNLRKRLAETLVHDRDSLVNPAQLLVDALMLADSAIGRGLRDGTMVREVVRCGSDLLNYLSQNPESPVDLLDLKSSMELLDRELPWARTGADTDWLKRHAERARPALASIGMELPESLASATNISSRHLGIIDWFDGTKGYGFVDSPSLGRTIFAHASDLADQSDLIHLVKGASFEFAVGTDQDGRDRAVELVACDDLDLVSRMIDRVCRVTHRDVGFALARDLATGATVFVGRHQLMESHDWDLVAIGTDLLLDVQIEDDGRFRSVTGSVRLT; encoded by the coding sequence ATGGCCTCACCCGAGCGACAGCGTCTATTCGGACTGATTGACAGTCTGGAGCAAGATATCTCCGAGCTGATTCGGTACCATCTCCTCCGAGTCCATTCCGAAGAGCAATTGCTGACTTCAGACGAACTCAGCTCGGCCAGGGAGCGCCAAGACGACGAAGCAGAGGACTTGATAAGCTATCTTGATCTGGGGCCAAAAGTCGGCGTGATCCTACGATGGAAGCACGATATCTCCGAGTCTGAGCGCCCGGGTTTGACAAGGTTGGCTACCGCCATGGAAGGCGTTTATCCAATTCGCAATCGGGTCATGCACGGTCGCCCGCTCCTGCCCGATGACTCAGAAAAATGCATCGCTGCTCTGACAACCATCGCTGACAGCGAGCTCAACTGCCCTCGCCTAGCTCGCACGCTGCAGCACCTAAAAGCTGATCCCAGTTGGCTCCCACCTGGTGCACTCGTGCGACTTCCAGCCCGAGTGTTGAACAATCTTCCCGACGCAGATTACGACGACACCGGGCTGATCGGCCGCAACCGCGAGCGAGCCGAACTTATGAAACTACTAACCGAGAGACGATGGCCGGTTATCTCCGTCATCGCAGCGGGCGGTTATGGAAAGACAGCATTAGCACTCGATGTCCTCCACGAAATCGTGGGTTCACCTGATTGCCCTTTCGACCTCGTTGCGTGGGTTTCGTTGAAAACGGAGCGCCTGACTTCGTCAGGCGTGGTTGAGATCGAGGCTGCTCTACGATCAGTCGGCGATGCAATCCCAACTATTGGTGGTTTGCTTGATTCATCAGATGCCTCGATCGATGACCTCGTGCAGTGGCTCGACGGCATATCGACCCTTCTAGTCCTCGACAACCTTGAGACGGCGACCTCGGCAGAAGTAGTGGAGCTGATCGAACGAATGCCGCAAGATGTGAGATTCCTTTTCACGTCTCGCGTCGGGATAGGTCAGCTGGAGAAACGATTTGAACTGAATCCGCTCGGGCAATCGGCCGCGGTTGAGCTGCTCCGTCGCCTTGGGCAGTCGCGTGCCACGTATCTTGGCGGTGCAGCACAAGCCCAACTCGCTCAGCTAACCAACAAGGTTGGGTTCACCCCTCTTGCCCTTCGCTGGTTTGCCGAAGGCGTCGCAGCGGGGCTGGAACCAGCGGCGGTACTTGAGCAACGAGCGGACTTGGTGAGATTCTGCGTCGAAAACATATTCGACGGCCTCCCGCCCGACGCCCAGAAGGTAGCGTGGCTTCTCGACGGCATTGGCCGGCCGACTCCTGTACCCGAGATTCACTCAGCACTGCCGGCTTGGTCGATAGACCGCGGTCGCTCCGCTATTCAAGAGCTAGTTCGGCGAATGTTTGTCGTGAGAACGGCGGTTGAAGGCACGCTCAACGAGCGCCTCGACCTCACGGAAACACTACGTGATTTCCTTCGCTATCGAACGGCGGACCCCGAATGGGTTGCTGAAATATCGGAAGCTGTTGCCTCCAATGATCGGGAACGTGAGCGACTCTTTCGAGATCGAGAGAAGGGTGGCCTAAGGCCCAACATTATTCATGGGAACAGCGAACATATCGCGGCGCAGACAGAGCTTCGTCGCTCCCTGGCACTCAGCGCTAAGGGCAAGATCGCAGAAGCACTCCAACACGTGGAGAGAGCCGATCAACTCGACCCGGAGTTTTACGAGAATGCCAGGGTTAGAGCCTTCATTCTTCAGAGGTCTCGTCCTGCGGAGGCTACCGTCGAGTACACGCGAGCACTTAGCCTCACAGCCGATCCGACTGAACGTGCAATGGTCCAATACTTCTTCTCTGCACATCTGCTGAAGACAGAGTCGAACGCGGCCCTAGCCCGGCAACTAGCACAAGAGTCGCACGACGCTCTTGATCTTCCTGAGACGGCGCTCCAAGTGGCTAATGTTCTCCGGATGGATGGCGAATATGCAAAGGCGATCGATATTCTGGATTCCGTCATGAGACAGCCAAGTGACGACGCTTTTTCAGTTGTCGGAACCACGCTTTCGATGAACTTGCGAAAGCGATTGGCCGAGACACTCGTTCACGACCGAGATTCGCTAGTCAATCCGGCACAATTGCTCGTCGATGCCCTCATGCTCGCCGACTCTGCGATAGGAAGAGGTTTGCGGGACGGCACCATGGTTCGAGAGGTGGTCCGCTGCGGCTCGGATTTGCTGAACTATCTGAGTCAAAACCCTGAGTCGCCTGTCGATCTTCTCGACCTCAAGTCTTCCATGGAGCTGCTGGACCGCGAGCTGCCATGGGCTCGCACTGGCGCAGACACCGATTGGTTGAAGCGGCATGCGGAGCGGGCGCGACCGGCGCTCGCTTCCATTGGAATGGAACTCCCCGAGAGTCTTGCTTCAGCTACCAATATCTCCAGCCGTCATTTGGGAATCATCGATTGGTTCGATGGAACGAAAGGTTATGGTTTTGTGGATTCACCCTCACTTGGCAGGACGATCTTTGCACACGCGTCCGACCTCGCTGATCAGTCTGACCTCATTCACCTGGTAAAAGGTGCAAGCTTCGAGTTCGCTGTTGGCACCGATCAAGATGGGCGAGACCGCGCAGTCGAGTTGGTTGCCTGCGATGACCTCGATCTTGTCTCGCGAATGATCGATCGAGTGTGCCGTGTCACCCATCGGGACGTCGGGTTTGCACTGGCCCGGGACCTGGCGACCGGAGCAACAGTATTCGTCGGTCGGCACCAACTCATGGAGTCTCACGATTGGGATCTCGTCGCGATCGGGACTGACCTGCTCCTCGATGTGCAGATCGAAGACGACGGAAGATTCCGGTCGGTCACTGGGTCCGTTCGGCTGACATGA